In Nitrospirota bacterium, the genomic window GTGTTCGCTGGCTGGATTGCCATATGGTGGAGCTAAGGGGGGTATAAGGTGCGATCCAAAGAAAATTTCACGGAAAGAGTTGCAACGCCTCACAAGACGCTATACTGCAGAGATATTTCCTTTTATCGGTCCTGACCATGATATACTGGCGCCTGACGTTGGAACCAATGAGAATGTCATGGCATGGATGATGGATACTTACAGCCACCAGAGGGGATATTCTGTCCCGGGAGTTGTAACAGGAAAGCCTGTTTGTATAGGCGGTTCTCTGGGGAGGGATGAGGCGACTGGAAGGGGAGTCGTTTATGTAGCTATTGAGGCCATGAAACATCTGGGAATTAAGTGTGAAGGCGCTACGGCCGTAGTTCAGGGATTTGGAAACGTAGGTTCCTATGCTTCACGTTTTCTGGTGGAAACCGGAATCAGGGTTATAGCGGTCAGTGATTCCGGATGTGGTATTTATAACGGCAGTGGTTTGAATATAACTGATGTAATTGCCTATAAAAAGGCCAGGCATACATTAGAGGGTTACCCTGACGGCGACATGATTACAAACGAAGAACTTCTTGAGTCAGACTGTACAATTGCAATCCCGGCAGCAATCTCAGGGCAGATCAGGGGAGATAATGCTCACAGGTTAAGATGCCGGATAGTTGTAGAAGGGGCGAATAATCCTACTACTATTGAAGGAGACGGGATATTAAAAAACAGGGGAATATTCGTTATCCCTGATATACTTGCCAATTCAGGTGGGGTCATCGTCTCGTATTTTGAATGGGTTCAGGGTTTGCAGAAATATTTCTGGAAGGAGAAGGAGATAAACGAAAAACTCAGGGACATTATAATTACTGCATTTAACAGGGTATTGAGCTACTCACTCTCCGAGAATATAGATATGAGGGTGGCGTCTATGGCAATTTCACTCAAAAGACTTGCTGATGCTCATTTGGCGCGGGGACTTTACCCGTAACAGGATGGTAAATGTTACATTATGCAGATATTTGTTGATGCAGACTCTTGTCCGGTAAGGGATATAATTTACGAAGAGGCACATAAGCGCGGAATTAACATCATCATGGTTGTCAGTATGGCCCATAATATTTATGAGCTGGATGGCATGTCAGTCTTACGAGTGGATTCATCATTTCAGGCCGTTGACATGGCAATAGTTAACAAAGCGTCATCAGGGGATATTGTAGTGACTTCCGATTTTGGTTTAGCGTCCTTAGTGCTTGGTAATGGTGTTTTTGCCCTGTCTCCTTCAGGGCTGATCTATACAGTGCATGCAATGGATTCACTTCTCGAAAGGAGACATGCCTCCGCCAGGCAGAGAAGGGGAGGCAGACGAGTAAAAGGGCCGAAGGCCAGACGCAGAGAAGATGACAACAGGTTCAGGAAGAATCTAATAATGGTGATGGAGCAAGGTTAAGTATAGTAATGAAGTAATACTTATTTTGTTCTGCTCTAAGGATGTGAAATGTCACTATGTGATAGCGCCGGTTGGATTCCTGAATTGTAAGGCATCAAGAGTGAGGTTTTGAGGATTCATGCCTTTTCGTTATATAATCGTCCAGCAATATCGTATATCTGAGAAGAAATATCTTGCGACTCATGAGATGTTATCTCGCGTATGGTTTCTTTAGATTTATTGTCTATGATCTTAACCGTGACCTGTTCAGACTGACCATTAACATAAAGGCTTAATGAGAATCCACTCCTTTTCCGGCCAATTTTACCCAAAGAATTATTGTTTATCTGAAGTGAGGCATTGTTGTTCATTTCATTAATCTTCATAGTTGAGCCCTCTTGATGTAAGGTTATCAGATTATTCAGAATGTTAAGACTTAGAATTCATTCGGAGTTGCAGAGTAAAACCTTAATGGCATTTCATCATCAAAAGCTTGCATATTAAGACGCCGAGCTTGAACGCCGATAATTATATTGATGTTAAACAGACAACTCAGGCGGGTATAGAGGTGAAGTGTAAAATTGCAGCTGTATCAATATGTATTATTATCACATTAATGTGTTCTTCAAGGGTATCAGCGGCAGATCTAAAAGATATCCCCTTAATTGGGCTGGCCTTCCTTACAAATCTTGGCATACACGAAACAGGACACTATGTCATAGCCAATCAGGCAGGCGCTGAGGGTAATACACTTAATTTCTTTACTAAGGAAAATAATAGTTTTTTTCTTGGCCTGAGTACAGTTACAGAGATAGAAAATAAGGCTAAACCAGGTTATCACATGGCAGGTGAAGTGGCGTCGAGTTATACTTTTGAATTTGCGCTTAGAAAATACAGAGAGAATAATACGACGTACAACCAGGCGCTTATGTTCTTCAGTATGACAGATTTCTTATGGTATTCAACTTATGCCTTCTATATTGCTCCTTATAAAAATGCAAGGTTTGACCCTATCGGGATTTCCGAGACTACCGGGATAGACAGGGACAAGATCTTTATGGTTGCACTTACGCATACATCTTTGAATGCAGTACGTGTTCTTACCGGAGAAGACCGGTTGGTCCCCTATTACATGCTGGATAGAGATTTCATTGGATTCGGCGTCAGGGGTTCATTTTAAAAGATTATCATAACCAGACCAATCTGTGTTACTTATGACTTTAGTCATAGTAATTTCCCACGTCTTTGTGTAATATAATAATAGATAAATCTTATACTTTCTGTAATGTTAACGCTAAACCAAGGGGGGAGTATGTTAGTTACTGAAGGACAAGTACTTAATTCATTGAGGAGTGTTGAAGACCCAGATCTTAAAAAGGATGTGGTCTCTCTGGGATTTGTTAAGAATTTGAAAATAGAGGAGGGCAAGGTCTCTTTTGAGCTTGAGCTGACGACGCCTGCCTGTCCTATGAAGGCTCAGTTAAAGGAGGCGGCTGAAGAGGCAGTTAAACGGATTGAAGGTGTTGCAGAGGTCAGAGTGGAAGTGACATCCAATGTGTCTTCTCACAGGATGCCCGGTAATGAAGAGATACTGCCCGGAGTGAAAAATATCGTGGCAGTTGCAAGTGGAAAGGGCGGGGTTGGTAAATCAACTGTAAGTGTAAGTCTTGCTGTCGCAATGGCGAAGACGGGAGCAAAAGTAGGCTTGCTGGACACAGACATCTATGGTCCCAGTATCCCAATAATGATGGGTGTTACTGAAAAGCCTGAGATACGTGGCGATAAGCTGATACCGATCGTAAAATACGGGGTCAGTCTGATGTCAATAGGGTTTATGATTCCGGAGGATACCCCCCTGATTTGGAGGGGTCCTATGGTTATGAAGGCCGTTGAACAGCTTCTTACTGATGTGGAATGGGGCGATCTTGATTACCTCCTGATGGACCTTCCGCCTGGAACCGGTGATGTGCAGCTTACCCTGTCGCAGAAGGTGCCGCTGACAGGGGCAGTCATTGTTACTACGCCGCAGGATGTGGCCCTTCTCGATGTGGTTCGTGGAATTTCCATGTTTAGAAAGCTCAATGTCCCAATACTTGGCGTTGTCGAGAACATGAGTTTCTTTTCGTGCCCACATTGCGGGGGCCGATCAGACATATTCAGCCACGGTGGAGGGAAGTCAGCCTCTCAGAAGCTGGATGTACCCTTCCTGGGTGAGGTTCCTATTGACCTTAAAATAAGGGAGGGCGGTGATGCAGGCAGGCCTGTAACTGCAGATGATGTTGCTTCTCCACAGAGCCGGGTTTTTATGAGTTTAGCTGAACAATTAGCTGCAAATATAAGTGCGTTATGAAAACTTGAATTTTAGAACCCATAATCCTTCCCTCTCATAATCGGAGAGGGAAGGATTATGGGAGTATTATATCAACTTTGCGATACGATCCAGTCTTTTGTTTGAAACCTCCCAGTTGATATTTTTCAGAAATACATCTATATATGGGGGTCTCTTAACACCATAGTCTATAGTGTATGCATGTTCGTATACATCCATTACCAGCAAAGGCCATGCCATTGCCGGGAAATTGAAATTATGGGCATCAGCGCCATAGTTATGCAGTTTTCCATCCCATATGTTGTATGCAAGAACAACCCATCCCCTGACGGCCATTCCGCAGGCCTTGAAATCCTCTATCCAACGTTCAACACTGCCAAAATCTCTTTTTATAAGTTCTGCTATCTGTCCCGCGGGATTTCCTCCTTTACCTCCCATATTTTCAAAATATAATTCATGAAGAATGACACCGTTCAATGCAAATGTCTCATCTGTCTTAAGGCCGCGATATTCACTGTATATCTGATTGGCCTTAGAGCGGTCGGCAGTCTTAAGCTTGTCCTCTATCTCATTAAGCTTGTTTACATAGCCAACATAGAGAATATCCCTGTGCTGAGAAATCTGACTTTCAGTCAGTCCTTCCAAACCCTTTAATTCAAACTTTTTTGCCTCGTGTGACATGTTTTTTCCCTCCTTGTTAATGAGTGTCATTTTGGCAGTCATTACATATGCCTGCAAATCCGACACAATGATTAGTTATTTTAAATCCAGTTGATGCAGCTACCTTTTCTTCAATGTCGTGCAGGATAATATTGTCTACATCTCTTATCTGCCCGCATTTATAGCAGGTTATGTGATAGTGAAGATGCGGATTTCCATCATATCTGCCTTCACTGCCGTCACATGAAATCTCTGTAACTTCACCTGCCTCCTTAAGAAACCTTAGATTTCTGTATACAGTACCAAGGCTAATGTTAGGTATCTTCCGTTTAACTTCTCTGTATACCCAGTCTGCTGATGGATGGAGCTTGCTTTGCCTTAGAGCCTCCAGGATGAGTTTCCTCTGCTTGGAATTACGATGCATGAATTACTTTTTCTTTCTTACATAAACCCTGAACACCATATTATCCTCAACATGTCCAATGAATTCGTTCTTTGTTGTATTGCACCACGCCGGCATGTCTTTCTTAATTCCTGCATCATCAGAAATCACCTCAAGCACCTCGCCCGGCGACATTTCCTTCATTTTCTTTGATGTTAGTATGATAGGCATTGGGCAAAGCTGACCAAGAGTATTAAGTTTGAAATCAACCTTTTCTGGTACGTCCATATCACCTCCTGACATAATAATAGTAATTATTACTGATATACTATATTACGCTAAGTAACTATTATTTGTCAAGGATAATTGGGCAGCACGGATAATTTGATTGTTAGAAGAAAAATAATATTCAACTAATGAAGTATTTACTAACCTCTATGCCGTACTTTCTGTGGTCAACAGACTGGACGATGGCTGTTTTCGATTCCCAGGACAGGTCAATTGTTTCCCCATCAGTTTCATTTCCGTGAGAGTCCGTTATAATCTTTATGCACGGCTTATGAATATTAACAGGATTTGCATTTGCCCTGACAACTACTGCTAATTCTTGCGTATTCAGAAGTACTATGGTTCCGATAGGATAAATTCCTATTACATTCACAAAAATCTTTAATAACAGGGGGTCGAAGGCAATAGAACTCTTTTTCATCATGTAAGAAAGGGCCTTGTCAGGTACCAGTGGTGAACGATTATAAACCCTTGCTGATGTCAGTGCATCATAGCAGTCACATATGGATGTAATTCTGCCAAACAGACTGACCCGCCTGGCTGATGCAAGCTTTGGATAACCTGAAAGATCATAGTTCAGATGATGTTCAAAACTTGATAATATCATTCTAATTGCTTGTTCCTGAAGTCCCTTCAGTCTCAGGAGTGTTTTAACGCCATTAATCGGGTGTGTCCGCATAATCTTCCACTCTTCTGGAGTGAATTCTGAAGGCTTGTTGAGGACTTCAAGCGGGAGATCAATTTTCCCAATATCATGAAAAAGGGTGGCCATGCCGAGATCACTCAACGCTTTTCTGTCATAACCGAGCCTCTGCCCTATAGCAATAGATAAAATAGATACATTAACTGAGTGATTATATGTATATTCATCATAAGACCTCAGCGTTGTTAACCCCAGGACAGTCGCTTCTTCCCGCACAATCAGATCAACCATTGATTGGATCATCCTTTTGGTCTTTTTTATCCCCACCGCGTTCTTTAATTTTGCACTGTCCATTACATCTGATACGGCTGAGAGCGTTTTGAAGTACAGGTTTGTTGCCACTTCTTTAGAATCCTGAATTATGTGTATTCCATCTTCCACATCACCATTTTCGATCCTGTCAACCGTAATGTTATTAATGCCCTGAGCTGTCAGTTTGTGCTCAAGCTCCTTGAATGGATCAGCAGATTTGTATTCAACACTATTAAAGGCATAGATAAACCTGCAGAGCTCATCTATGGTTGATTGATGCGAGAATGAAATTGAACCAACACTCAGTTTCTTCATCTCATTCATGAGAGTTGTGCAGGCTAAAAAATTTTCAATATCTACTCTTATTTTTTCATCATCTATAAATAGAGATTCCTGATATAGTCTCAGGGAGAATTGGCCGCCCCTGTCCAGCAGTATCTTTATAGATTCCATCGTCTTCTTCAATACGGCAATGGTTGCAACATTTATGGAGTCATGGATTTGAGCGGTTCTGATAAGTTTATACAGATTATTTGTGAAATCTTTTGCAGCAGATCCTTTTTTCTCTTCAAATATTCCGCTTGTCATATATCCCTCCTCCCCGCGCTTCTAAGTGCGTCTTCACATATCTTTCTTATAACCTTATCAGAGGATGATGCTCCCTCTCTAATGATATCTGTAGCGGCAGAGACGTTCATCTTCCTGAGTGCATGAACAGAAAGTAACCTCATCTCATCAACTCTTGCTCTGCCAAAAAGCCGTGACTTCTTCATTAATAACTCTTTCAAGAATGGCAATTGATCCTCAGAACCTAGATCGGCGAGCGAATAAAACAACTCTTTTTTCTCAAATATCTCTCTCCTGTCAAATGCCTCAGAAGTGATTATCCGCAATATCTCCGAAACTGCTTTTCTGTGTCCCATTAATGTTAATCTTTTTAATGCTGACACTCGTACAGAACTATCACTGTCATTAAGATATAAGACAAGCATATTTTTTGCCTCATCACTATTAATCTCAGACAGAGTATGGATTATCTCTTTTCTTACTCTTGGTTCTCTATGGTCCTTAATACTATTAATGTGGCTCAGTACCCTGGAATCTGCTATACGGCCAAGTACATAAACTATGTTTCTGACAATATACCAGTTATCATCATGAAGTTTATTCAGCACTGAATCTAAATCATCCTTTGCAAGTACAGCAAGCGCATCGCACACAACATGACGATTTTTCATTTGTTCGAGAGATGAAAGCATATTTGTCATAGGTAAAATTGATTTTTTATTAAGCATTGTAAGGATAGTATATATCTCATCAAAATTATCAGCTTTGCTCGCATTCATAGACATGGTGAACTGCTGTAGAAATGTTTCATTTCCAAGTGCATCTATTACCCCAGAGGCTGATTCAGCATGTTTCGGTCTATTCTCTTTTTCACTTTCAGCTATTGTCTTGATCTTGTTCAAAGATTCTATAGCGTGTGTATAATCTCCTGACATAATCATTGTCTTAATTGATGTTTCTATGTAAGTCATTATTTCTGCATAACTGTCAGTATCTTCCTCGACTTCAAGAATCAGAAAGAGAATATCAAGCATATCTAAAAAAAGATTGATTTTCGATTCCCTTACCATCTCCTCTTTTATTGTCTCTGCCTCCTCAGGAGTTATAACGAATATCTCACCAAAAGGTTTTCCATAAAGCAGTTCTATCTCATGTTCTACCCCTGCTGATTGATTATGAGACCCTGGATGCATTTGGCCCTGCAGGTTTTCTGCCTTATGTGCATCCATTAAAGCGTCTTTGCTTAGTGCAGAGCCGAATAAATTTTTTGTGTTATTATTTGCTGTATCTTGACCCCCATCCGTCTCCCCGCCTTCTTCTATAACGACATAGCGGATATTTTTAAACTCCTTTTCCCACATAAGAGTTACAATGTCATCATCGTCATCCCGCTCCCTGTTGCCCTGAATAACATCAATAAATGCAAGTAGCTCATGCTCCTGCAGATTTTCAGAAAAAGCCAGTTCACGTATTCCATCACCAAAGAATTTGAATGCCAGACTGTCTTCTTTGTGCTGCTGACTGTAGACAACTTCTCCCATATACAAGAATTCAAAAGGTCTTACAGTTAATATGAGATCTCCATTTTCCTGAAGAAAATTCGAGAATTTACTGGTTACGT contains:
- a CDS encoding Glu/Leu/Phe/Val dehydrogenase gives rise to the protein MIEIPLEFNTPSYRDVLAQFDSAAEWLCLDPNIWKRLRLPQRALCVTMPIRMDNGDVHVFQGFRVQHDSALGPTKGGVRYHPDVSLGEVAALAMNMTWKCSLAGLPYGGAKGGIRCDPKKISRKELQRLTRRYTAEIFPFIGPDHDILAPDVGTNENVMAWMMDTYSHQRGYSVPGVVTGKPVCIGGSLGRDEATGRGVVYVAIEAMKHLGIKCEGATAVVQGFGNVGSYASRFLVETGIRVIAVSDSGCGIYNGSGLNITDVIAYKKARHTLEGYPDGDMITNEELLESDCTIAIPAAISGQIRGDNAHRLRCRIVVEGANNPTTIEGDGILKNRGIFVIPDILANSGGVIVSYFEWVQGLQKYFWKEKEINEKLRDIIITAFNRVLSYSLSENIDMRVASMAISLKRLADAHLARGLYP
- a CDS encoding YaiI/YqxD family protein, which produces MQIFVDADSCPVRDIIYEEAHKRGINIIMVVSMAHNIYELDGMSVLRVDSSFQAVDMAIVNKASSGDIVVTSDFGLASLVLGNGVFALSPSGLIYTVHAMDSLLERRHASARQRRGGRRVKGPKARRREDDNRFRKNLIMVMEQG
- a CDS encoding flagellar protein FlaG, translated to MKINEMNNNASLQINNNSLGKIGRKRSGFSLSLYVNGQSEQVTVKIIDNKSKETIREITSHESQDISSQIYDIAGRLYNEKA
- the apbC gene encoding iron-sulfur cluster carrier protein ApbC, which produces MLVTEGQVLNSLRSVEDPDLKKDVVSLGFVKNLKIEEGKVSFELELTTPACPMKAQLKEAAEEAVKRIEGVAEVRVEVTSNVSSHRMPGNEEILPGVKNIVAVASGKGGVGKSTVSVSLAVAMAKTGAKVGLLDTDIYGPSIPIMMGVTEKPEIRGDKLIPIVKYGVSLMSIGFMIPEDTPLIWRGPMVMKAVEQLLTDVEWGDLDYLLMDLPPGTGDVQLTLSQKVPLTGAVIVTTPQDVALLDVVRGISMFRKLNVPILGVVENMSFFSCPHCGGRSDIFSHGGGKSASQKLDVPFLGEVPIDLKIREGGDAGRPVTADDVASPQSRVFMSLAEQLAANISAL
- a CDS encoding superoxide dismutase — its product is MSHEAKKFELKGLEGLTESQISQHRDILYVGYVNKLNEIEDKLKTADRSKANQIYSEYRGLKTDETFALNGVILHELYFENMGGKGGNPAGQIAELIKRDFGSVERWIEDFKACGMAVRGWVVLAYNIWDGKLHNYGADAHNFNFPAMAWPLLVMDVYEHAYTIDYGVKRPPYIDVFLKNINWEVSNKRLDRIAKLI
- a CDS encoding transcriptional repressor — its product is MHRNSKQRKLILEALRQSKLHPSADWVYREVKRKIPNISLGTVYRNLRFLKEAGEVTEISCDGSEGRYDGNPHLHYHITCYKCGQIRDVDNIILHDIEEKVAASTGFKITNHCVGFAGICNDCQNDTH
- a CDS encoding sulfurtransferase TusA family protein; this encodes MDVPEKVDFKLNTLGQLCPMPIILTSKKMKEMSPGEVLEVISDDAGIKKDMPAWCNTTKNEFIGHVEDNMVFRVYVRKKK
- a CDS encoding HD-GYP domain-containing protein, whose protein sequence is MTSGIFEEKKGSAAKDFTNNLYKLIRTAQIHDSINVATIAVLKKTMESIKILLDRGGQFSLRLYQESLFIDDEKIRVDIENFLACTTLMNEMKKLSVGSISFSHQSTIDELCRFIYAFNSVEYKSADPFKELEHKLTAQGINNITVDRIENGDVEDGIHIIQDSKEVATNLYFKTLSAVSDVMDSAKLKNAVGIKKTKRMIQSMVDLIVREEATVLGLTTLRSYDEYTYNHSVNVSILSIAIGQRLGYDRKALSDLGMATLFHDIGKIDLPLEVLNKPSEFTPEEWKIMRTHPINGVKTLLRLKGLQEQAIRMILSSFEHHLNYDLSGYPKLASARRVSLFGRITSICDCYDALTSARVYNRSPLVPDKALSYMMKKSSIAFDPLLLKIFVNVIGIYPIGTIVLLNTQELAVVVRANANPVNIHKPCIKIITDSHGNETDGETIDLSWESKTAIVQSVDHRKYGIEVSKYFIS
- a CDS encoding HEAT repeat domain-containing protein, yielding MNPIKDDTRMETSELPLNKVAVKMAADVLQSLSKAIKALKLYPDNSPVRQKIISDVTSKFSNFLQENGDLILTVRPFEFLYMGEVVYSQQHKEDSLAFKFFGDGIRELAFSENLQEHELLAFIDVIQGNRERDDDDDIVTLMWEKEFKNIRYVVIEEGGETDGGQDTANNNTKNLFGSALSKDALMDAHKAENLQGQMHPGSHNQSAGVEHEIELLYGKPFGEIFVITPEEAETIKEEMVRESKINLFLDMLDILFLILEVEEDTDSYAEIMTYIETSIKTMIMSGDYTHAIESLNKIKTIAESEKENRPKHAESASGVIDALGNETFLQQFTMSMNASKADNFDEIYTILTMLNKKSILPMTNMLSSLEQMKNRHVVCDALAVLAKDDLDSVLNKLHDDNWYIVRNIVYVLGRIADSRVLSHINSIKDHREPRVRKEIIHTLSEINSDEAKNMLVLYLNDSDSSVRVSALKRLTLMGHRKAVSEILRIITSEAFDRREIFEKKELFYSLADLGSEDQLPFLKELLMKKSRLFGRARVDEMRLLSVHALRKMNVSAATDIIREGASSSDKVIRKICEDALRSAGRRDI